In a genomic window of Polycladomyces abyssicola:
- a CDS encoding YegS/Rv2252/BmrU family lipid kinase: MYRRARLIYNPTAGREMFVRQLPRILERLERAGLETSCHATREPGQATIAARQASERGFDVVIAAGGDGTVHEVVTGISQGPHRPILGVLPCGTTNDFARGMGLPRDLLRACDVIGDGFVRTVDAGRVGDRLFVNVAAVGDVTAVTYEAPSRLKTLVGPLAYYLKGLEKIGSLSRSFPVRIEADGRQWEEDILLMMVANTRSVGGFEQLAPKADLNDGKLDVIVVRKTGIADLIPLVRIARKGGHIYDPSVVYFQARYLYVESDEPLRWNLDGELGGILPGICEALPGHLRVFCPRPAVKDRTEPDETVLV; this comes from the coding sequence ATGTACAGGCGCGCGAGATTGATTTACAATCCCACCGCAGGGAGAGAGATGTTTGTACGACAGTTGCCCCGCATTCTCGAACGGTTGGAGCGGGCGGGATTGGAAACGTCCTGTCACGCAACGCGTGAGCCGGGTCAGGCGACCATAGCAGCGCGTCAGGCGTCGGAACGCGGGTTTGACGTGGTGATCGCTGCTGGAGGAGACGGGACAGTGCATGAAGTGGTCACCGGCATATCACAGGGTCCGCACCGTCCGATCCTGGGCGTTTTGCCGTGTGGTACGACCAACGATTTTGCGCGTGGTATGGGGTTACCCCGTGACTTGTTACGGGCGTGCGACGTGATTGGTGACGGATTCGTGCGGACAGTGGATGCGGGGCGTGTAGGAGATCGGCTGTTTGTCAACGTGGCGGCGGTCGGTGACGTGACGGCCGTCACCTACGAGGCGCCCAGCAGATTGAAAACGCTGGTCGGCCCGTTGGCTTATTATTTGAAAGGACTGGAGAAAATAGGATCATTGTCGCGTTCATTTCCGGTTCGCATCGAGGCGGACGGCCGACAATGGGAGGAAGACATTTTATTGATGATGGTGGCCAATACCCGATCGGTGGGCGGGTTTGAACAGTTGGCTCCGAAAGCGGATTTGAACGACGGGAAACTGGATGTGATCGTGGTACGCAAAACCGGTATCGCCGATCTGATTCCTTTGGTCAGAATCGCGAGGAAGGGCGGACACATCTATGATCCCAGCGTCGTGTATTTTCAAGCGCGATACCTCTATGTCGAATCGGATGAGCCGCTGCGCTGGAACCTGGACGGGGAGCTGGGCGGGATCCTGCCCGGTATCTGTGAAGCGTTGCCGGGTCATCTGCGGGTATTTTGCCCGCGGCCGGCTGTAAAAGATCGAACAGAGCCGGATGAAACGGTTCTGGTATAA
- a CDS encoding sirohydrochlorin chelatase, protein MAQRGVLVIAHGSSKPEWVQLVDDAVSRVRLDLPVEVGYLEMVPGRAIVDAIQSLRRRGVDEIIAVPLFVSSGSTHIEEIGYFLGVIAKPRLSFEEKPIPLEIPVHYTPAMDGHPLIGEIVTERARKLSQRPEEEVVVLVGHGSEVPGFREKWEEGANQLAAQVQRALGFRQAVYASLHPDHLHEVVRTWSAQHRVLVLPLFLSEGYFTKKVIPSKLAGLEYVYSGETYLPHPLISRWIEEMVRDAIGQSRRAPSAATQ, encoded by the coding sequence ATGGCCCAACGTGGTGTTTTGGTCATTGCGCACGGGTCCAGCAAACCGGAATGGGTGCAGTTGGTTGATGATGCGGTATCACGGGTTCGATTGGATTTGCCTGTAGAAGTTGGTTATTTGGAGATGGTGCCGGGCCGGGCGATTGTGGATGCCATACAGTCACTGCGCCGCCGAGGGGTGGATGAAATCATTGCCGTACCACTGTTCGTTTCATCCGGAAGTACACATATTGAGGAGATCGGATATTTTTTGGGTGTCATTGCCAAGCCGCGTCTTTCGTTTGAAGAAAAACCCATCCCCTTGGAGATTCCCGTTCATTATACACCGGCGATGGATGGTCACCCGTTGATCGGTGAGATTGTGACGGAGCGTGCCCGTAAACTGAGCCAACGGCCGGAGGAAGAAGTTGTCGTGCTGGTCGGCCACGGCAGCGAAGTGCCCGGATTCCGGGAAAAATGGGAAGAAGGCGCCAATCAGCTTGCTGCACAGGTACAGCGTGCATTGGGATTCCGGCAAGCGGTATACGCTTCTTTGCATCCGGACCATTTGCATGAGGTGGTGCGCACTTGGAGCGCCCAACACCGGGTGTTGGTGTTGCCATTGTTTTTGAGTGAAGGATATTTTACCAAAAAAGTAATCCCGTCGAAATTGGCGGGGTTGGAGTATGTGTATTCCGGAGAGACATATCTGCCGCATCCGTTGATTTCCCGTTGGATAGAAGAAATGGTGAGGGATGCGATCGGTCAATCCCGGCGCGCACCTTCTGCCGCCACCCAGTGA
- the gatB gene encoding Asp-tRNA(Asn)/Glu-tRNA(Gln) amidotransferase subunit GatB has protein sequence MTQFETVIGLEVHVELSTKTKIFCGCSTEFGAPPNTHTCPICLGHPGVLPVLNRQAVEYAMKAAMALNCEIAEYSKFDRKNYFYPDLPKAYQISQYDQPIGRNGWIEIEVNGEKKRIGITRVHLEEDAGKLNHMDNEEGSLVDFNRVGVPLIEIVSEPDLRSPQEARAYLEKLKAIMQYTGVSDVKMEEGSLRCDANISLRPVGSEKFGTKTELKNLNSFRNVERGLEYEQKRQAEILSQGGEITQQTLRWLEDEGRTKVMRSKEEAHDYRYFPEPDLVRLHIDADWKERVRATIPELPDARQARYTKEYGLSNYDAGLLTASKVIADFFDQTVEAGAEPKAAANWIASELLGYLNAHDKELADTHITPQGLAGMIGLIQDGTISTKIAKKVFKELVEKGGDPKRIVEEKGLVQISDEGQLRQIVEQVLAENQQSVEDYRNGKDRALGYLVGQVMKLTKGKANPQLVNQLIREQINA, from the coding sequence ATGACGCAGTTTGAAACGGTCATCGGATTGGAAGTGCATGTGGAGCTTTCCACCAAAACGAAAATTTTCTGTGGTTGTTCCACCGAATTCGGCGCCCCGCCGAACACGCACACTTGCCCGATTTGCCTGGGGCATCCCGGCGTACTTCCCGTGTTGAACCGGCAAGCTGTGGAATACGCGATGAAGGCGGCCATGGCGCTCAACTGCGAAATCGCCGAATACAGCAAATTCGACCGGAAAAACTACTTCTACCCCGATTTGCCAAAGGCCTATCAAATTTCGCAGTATGATCAGCCGATCGGTCGAAACGGATGGATCGAAATCGAAGTAAACGGAGAGAAGAAACGAATCGGAATCACACGTGTCCATCTCGAGGAGGATGCGGGCAAGCTGAACCACATGGACAACGAGGAAGGCTCACTGGTCGACTTCAACCGTGTGGGTGTCCCGCTGATCGAGATCGTCTCCGAGCCGGATCTGCGTTCACCGCAGGAAGCACGCGCATATCTTGAAAAATTGAAGGCGATCATGCAATATACCGGAGTCTCCGATGTGAAAATGGAAGAAGGATCACTCCGGTGCGACGCCAATATCAGTTTGCGTCCGGTGGGCTCCGAGAAATTCGGTACCAAAACCGAGCTGAAAAACCTGAACTCGTTCCGTAACGTGGAACGCGGTCTGGAGTACGAACAAAAACGGCAAGCGGAAATCCTCTCCCAAGGGGGCGAAATCACCCAACAAACGTTGCGGTGGTTGGAGGATGAAGGACGGACCAAAGTGATGCGCAGCAAAGAGGAAGCACATGATTACCGTTACTTCCCGGAGCCGGATCTGGTCCGTCTGCACATCGATGCTGACTGGAAAGAGCGGGTTCGCGCCACGATTCCGGAGCTGCCGGACGCACGTCAAGCCCGTTATACCAAGGAGTACGGCTTGTCCAACTATGATGCCGGTTTGCTTACTGCCTCCAAGGTAATCGCTGACTTTTTTGACCAAACGGTTGAGGCCGGGGCGGAACCGAAAGCGGCGGCCAACTGGATCGCCAGTGAATTGCTGGGTTATCTCAATGCCCACGACAAAGAACTGGCCGACACCCACATCACGCCACAAGGGTTGGCCGGCATGATCGGGTTGATTCAAGACGGAACGATCAGCACCAAAATCGCCAAGAAAGTGTTCAAGGAACTGGTCGAAAAAGGCGGAGACCCGAAACGGATCGTCGAGGAAAAAGGTTTGGTACAAATCAGCGACGAGGGGCAATTGCGGCAGATCGTGGAGCAGGTGCTGGCCGAGAATCAGCAGTCGGTGGAAGATTACCGCAACGGAAAAGACCGCGCTCTGGGATACCTCGTGGGACAAGTAATGAAACTGACCAAAGGTAAGGCCAATCCGCAGTTGGTCAACCAGTTGATCCGGGAACAGATCAACGCTTGA
- the gatA gene encoding Asp-tRNA(Asn)/Glu-tRNA(Gln) amidotransferase subunit GatA: MSLLRESLKSIHSRLANRELTVRDLVDASLARIREVDGQVRAFLTVDEEGARERAEALDRERVESDQRGILFGLPAGIKDNICTEGLKTTCASRLLANYEPIYSATVMKKLEQAQAVTVGKMNMDEFAMGSSTENSGFHPTYNPWDLSRVPGGSSGGSAAAVAAGEVYFALGSDTGGSIRQPAAYCGVVGLKPTYGRVSRFGLVAFASSLDQIGPLTKNVEDAAYVLQAIAGHDPMDSTSADVEVPDYLSALTGDVKGLKVAVPKEMMGEGIDPGVREKVQQALRVLESLGAVIEEVSLPHSEYAVATYYLLAPAEASSNLARYDGVRYGVRVEADSLVEMYKQTRSQGFGSEVKRRIMLGTYSLSSGYYDAYYLKAQKVRTLIKQDFDRVFEQYDVIVGPTAPTTAFKIGEKVDDPLTMYLNDILTIPVNLAGLPAISVPCGLSDGLPVGLQIIGKAFDESTVLRVAHAYEQHGERLPEPTIGGAEA; encoded by the coding sequence ATGTCGCTGTTGAGAGAATCGCTGAAGTCGATACATAGCCGTCTGGCGAACCGCGAACTGACAGTACGCGATTTGGTCGATGCATCGCTCGCCCGGATTCGCGAAGTGGACGGGCAGGTACGCGCGTTTTTGACGGTGGATGAAGAGGGAGCCCGTGAACGGGCGGAAGCGCTTGATCGGGAACGGGTGGAGTCGGATCAGCGGGGGATCCTGTTCGGATTGCCTGCGGGCATCAAGGACAACATCTGTACGGAAGGGCTGAAAACCACTTGTGCCAGCCGGCTGTTGGCCAACTATGAACCGATTTACTCAGCCACGGTGATGAAGAAGCTGGAACAAGCTCAGGCTGTCACGGTCGGCAAAATGAACATGGACGAGTTTGCAATGGGATCATCGACGGAAAACTCCGGGTTTCACCCCACATACAACCCGTGGGATCTCAGTCGCGTTCCCGGCGGTTCCAGCGGGGGATCGGCCGCCGCCGTTGCAGCGGGGGAAGTGTATTTCGCGCTCGGATCAGACACCGGCGGATCGATTCGGCAACCGGCCGCATATTGTGGGGTTGTCGGGTTGAAACCCACTTACGGACGGGTGTCCCGGTTCGGTTTGGTCGCGTTTGCTTCTTCGCTGGATCAGATCGGGCCGCTGACGAAAAACGTGGAAGATGCGGCGTATGTGTTACAGGCGATTGCTGGACACGATCCGATGGATTCCACCTCGGCCGATGTGGAGGTCCCGGATTATCTCTCCGCGCTGACGGGAGATGTGAAAGGGCTCAAAGTGGCCGTTCCCAAGGAGATGATGGGAGAGGGCATCGATCCCGGCGTTCGCGAGAAGGTGCAGCAGGCGTTGCGGGTGTTGGAAAGCCTTGGTGCTGTCATCGAGGAAGTCTCCCTGCCGCATTCCGAGTATGCCGTGGCCACGTATTACCTGCTGGCTCCGGCTGAAGCGTCCTCGAACCTCGCACGTTATGACGGAGTGCGCTACGGGGTGCGCGTCGAAGCGGACTCGTTGGTGGAGATGTACAAACAGACGCGCAGCCAAGGGTTCGGCAGCGAGGTGAAACGCCGGATCATGTTGGGGACGTACTCTCTGAGCTCCGGTTACTATGATGCCTACTATCTGAAGGCGCAAAAGGTGCGTACCTTGATCAAACAGGACTTCGACCGGGTTTTTGAGCAATACGACGTCATTGTCGGACCGACTGCACCGACCACCGCTTTCAAAATCGGGGAAAAGGTCGACGATCCGCTCACGATGTATCTGAACGATATCCTCACCATCCCGGTGAACCTGGCGGGACTGCCGGCGATCAGCGTGCCGTGTGGGCTGTCTGACGGACTGCCGGTCGGTCTGCAAATCATCGGCAAGGCGTTTGACGAATCCACTGTGTTGCGGGTGGCCCATGCCTACGAGCAGCACGGGGAGCGTTTGCCGGAGCCGACGATCGGAGGTGCGGAAGCATGA
- the gatC gene encoding Asp-tRNA(Asn)/Glu-tRNA(Gln) amidotransferase subunit GatC — protein MAISKEQVQHVAHLARLSLTEKEVEQFTTQLNDILHFAEKLNELDTDNVEPTTHVLPLANVLREDEVRPSIPRDKALANAPEKRDGMFRVPAVFEE, from the coding sequence ATGGCCATTTCCAAGGAACAAGTGCAGCATGTCGCGCATCTGGCGCGTTTGTCGTTGACGGAAAAGGAAGTGGAGCAGTTCACCACGCAGTTGAACGATATCCTTCACTTTGCGGAAAAATTGAACGAATTGGACACGGATAATGTGGAGCCGACCACTCATGTTTTGCCGTTGGCCAACGTGTTGCGAGAAGACGAAGTGCGTCCGTCTATTCCGCGGGACAAAGCACTGGCCAACGCACCGGAAAAACGGGACGGCATGTTCCGCGTACCGGCTGTATTCGAAGAGTAA
- a CDS encoding carbon starvation CstA family protein, translating into MNKWASVLLWGLISAAGTAGFAVLALNRGETVNAAWMLVAAICTYAIAYRFYSRFLANKVFGLDDNRKTPAERINDGKDYVPTNKWVLFGHHFAAIAGAGPLVGPILAAQMGYLPGTLWILVGVVLGGAVQDFIILFGSMRRNGKSLGEMAKQEIGPVGGFIALFAILGIMIILLAVLALVVVKALAHSPWGMFTIAATIPIALFMGVYMRYIRPGRVLETSVIGFALLLLSLYLGQYVSEHPTLSKMFTFEGTTIAWMMIIYGFVASVIPVWLLLAPRDYLSTFLKIGTIGALALGILLVLPPLHMPAFTKFIDGTGPVFAGDLFPFVFITIACGAVSGFHSLVSSGTTPKMIARESHARMIGYGAMLMESFVAIMAMIAACALTPGVYFAMNSPAAAIGTDVVTAAKTITSWGFTLTPDQLQTLAKDIGEETLLSRTGGAPTLAVGMAQIFSAVIGGKAFMAFWYHFAILFEAVFILTTIDAGTRVGRFMLQDLLGNFYKKLGDTSNYFANVLASGLIVAAWGYFLYQGVVDPLGGINTLWPLFGIANQMLAVVALVVGTTILLKMGKTRYAWVTLLPTAWLTTATMTAGWQKLFDPSAKISFLAAADKYQEAINAGKVLPPAQSMEEMHRIVLNNQIDAILTAIFMLLVALIILDSLRVWYKLIIKRERLPLMETPYTPVTSTR; encoded by the coding sequence ATGAACAAATGGGCTTCCGTTTTGCTCTGGGGATTGATCTCCGCGGCAGGCACGGCTGGGTTCGCCGTTTTGGCACTCAATCGCGGTGAGACGGTGAATGCGGCATGGATGCTGGTGGCCGCCATCTGCACCTATGCCATCGCGTACCGTTTTTACAGCCGCTTTTTAGCAAACAAGGTTTTCGGTTTGGATGACAACCGGAAAACACCGGCTGAACGCATCAATGACGGTAAAGACTACGTGCCCACCAACAAGTGGGTGTTGTTCGGCCACCATTTCGCCGCCATCGCCGGCGCGGGACCGTTGGTCGGCCCGATTTTGGCCGCGCAGATGGGATATCTCCCCGGGACCTTGTGGATTCTGGTCGGTGTGGTATTAGGCGGTGCTGTACAGGACTTCATCATTCTTTTCGGATCGATGCGCCGCAACGGCAAATCGCTCGGAGAAATGGCAAAACAGGAGATCGGGCCGGTTGGCGGATTCATCGCGCTGTTCGCTATCCTCGGCATCATGATCATCTTGTTGGCCGTTTTGGCTTTGGTTGTGGTGAAAGCGCTCGCACACAGTCCGTGGGGTATGTTCACCATCGCCGCGACGATTCCGATCGCCTTGTTCATGGGTGTGTACATGCGTTATATCCGCCCGGGACGGGTGTTGGAAACATCGGTGATCGGTTTTGCTCTGCTGTTGCTCTCCCTGTATCTGGGACAGTATGTGTCGGAGCATCCCACGTTGTCTAAAATGTTCACCTTTGAAGGCACCACGATCGCCTGGATGATGATCATCTACGGCTTTGTCGCCTCCGTTATCCCCGTGTGGCTGTTGTTGGCGCCGCGCGATTATCTGAGCACGTTCCTGAAAATTGGCACGATCGGCGCTTTGGCGCTGGGCATTCTGCTGGTATTGCCACCTTTGCATATGCCGGCGTTCACCAAGTTTATCGACGGAACGGGTCCGGTGTTTGCCGGTGACTTGTTCCCGTTTGTCTTCATCACGATCGCATGTGGTGCCGTCTCTGGGTTCCACTCGCTGGTTTCCTCCGGCACAACGCCGAAGATGATCGCACGCGAATCCCACGCTCGTATGATTGGATACGGCGCCATGTTAATGGAATCGTTCGTTGCGATCATGGCCATGATCGCGGCTTGCGCGCTGACACCGGGCGTCTACTTCGCGATGAACAGCCCCGCTGCCGCGATCGGTACCGATGTGGTGACCGCGGCGAAGACGATCACCTCGTGGGGCTTCACCTTGACACCAGACCAATTGCAAACATTGGCCAAAGATATCGGAGAGGAAACCCTGCTGTCCAGAACCGGCGGTGCGCCCACGCTGGCGGTCGGTATGGCGCAAATCTTCTCTGCTGTTATCGGTGGAAAAGCGTTCATGGCCTTCTGGTACCACTTTGCGATTCTGTTTGAAGCCGTTTTTATTCTGACGACGATCGATGCTGGTACGCGTGTCGGACGGTTTATGCTGCAGGATCTACTCGGAAACTTCTACAAAAAATTAGGCGATACGTCGAACTATTTTGCCAATGTGCTGGCCAGCGGTTTGATCGTGGCGGCTTGGGGTTACTTCCTTTACCAAGGGGTCGTCGATCCGCTCGGTGGCATCAACACGCTGTGGCCGCTCTTCGGGATTGCCAACCAGATGCTGGCGGTCGTCGCACTGGTTGTCGGCACGACGATTCTCCTGAAAATGGGCAAAACCCGTTACGCCTGGGTGACCCTGCTACCGACCGCCTGGCTGACCACCGCCACCATGACGGCGGGATGGCAGAAACTGTTTGATCCCAGCGCCAAAATCAGCTTCCTGGCAGCAGCCGACAAATACCAGGAGGCAATCAACGCCGGCAAAGTACTGCCTCCGGCGCAATCGATGGAGGAAATGCACCGCATCGTGCTGAACAACCAGATCGATGCCATTTTGACCGCCATCTTCATGCTGCTGGTCGCCCTGATCATACTGGATTCGTTACGCGTATGGTATAAATTGATCATTAAGCGGGAACGCTTGCCGCTCATGGAAACGCCCTACACACCGGTAACGTCGACCCGATGA
- a CDS encoding YbdD/YjiX family protein codes for MDGLLTRCLRPLKAVANYLNAIAGVPDYQKYLEHMRRHHPDQQPMSESEFHRWATDEKYGGKGVRRCC; via the coding sequence ATGGACGGTTTGTTGACGCGTTGCCTGCGCCCGTTGAAGGCGGTAGCCAACTATCTGAACGCCATCGCCGGTGTACCTGATTATCAAAAATACCTGGAACACATGCGCCGCCACCATCCCGACCAACAGCCCATGTCAGAAAGTGAATTTCATCGCTGGGCCACCGATGAAAAATATGGCGGCAAAGGTGTCCGGCGCTGTTGTTGA
- a CDS encoding haloacid dehalogenase type II, whose product MKHLTTIVFDAYGTLFDVHSVSEKSEELFPTRGRQISELWRTKQLEYAFIQQIIGRYQPFDEITRNSLRFTCEQLGVTLTEEKEKVLLDSYLTLSLYEEVPNALKQLANHYHLAILTNGTLNMIQPLVEYHHLTPYFTQVMSIDDVKQYKPSPAAYSYALDRFNCKREDILFVSSNTWDITGASSFGFQTAWVNRKSQSVFDRMGQQPDHIISNLNELVRIVCY is encoded by the coding sequence TTGAAACACCTTACAACCATTGTTTTTGATGCATATGGAACCTTGTTTGACGTTCATTCCGTCTCAGAAAAAAGTGAGGAACTCTTCCCAACTCGTGGTCGACAGATCAGCGAGTTATGGCGAACGAAGCAACTGGAGTATGCGTTCATCCAACAAATCATCGGTCGTTACCAACCATTTGATGAAATTACGAGAAACAGTCTTCGGTTTACTTGCGAACAATTAGGAGTAACGCTTACGGAGGAAAAGGAGAAGGTCTTGCTCGATTCATATTTGACCCTGTCTTTATATGAAGAAGTACCGAACGCACTGAAACAGTTGGCAAACCATTATCATCTTGCCATTTTGACCAATGGAACACTTAACATGATTCAACCATTAGTGGAATATCATCATCTGACCCCATACTTTACTCAAGTGATGAGTATTGATGACGTAAAACAATACAAACCTTCGCCAGCGGCATACTCGTATGCTCTCGACAGATTCAATTGCAAACGCGAAGACATATTATTCGTTTCATCGAATACATGGGATATTACAGGTGCATCTAGCTTTGGGTTCCAAACAGCGTGGGTCAACCGAAAATCTCAATCGGTTTTTGATCGTATGGGTCAGCAACCGGATCATATTATTTCTAATTTAAATGAATTAGTCAGGATTGTTTGCTATTAA
- a CDS encoding peroxiredoxin-like family protein — translation MAKTQMREQFKQYLESFRKKVPQEQQELMNRAIEELEASGVATGLRKGQQAPDFTLPDATGKDVSLYEELKKGPVILTFYRGGWCPYCNMELRAYQNILNDIHQAGGQLIAISPQTPDHSLSTKEKNELRFHVLSDVGNKVAQKYNLVYRLPDYLIDLYKELGLDVAAYNGDHSWTLPVSATYIIGQDGKIAFEYTKADYKDRVEPSEVLDELKKVVAKSS, via the coding sequence ATGGCAAAAACGCAAATGCGCGAACAGTTTAAACAGTATTTGGAAAGTTTTCGAAAGAAAGTACCACAAGAGCAGCAAGAATTGATGAATCGGGCAATTGAAGAACTGGAGGCGTCCGGTGTAGCAACGGGTTTACGTAAGGGACAACAGGCTCCGGATTTTACTTTGCCGGATGCAACCGGAAAAGACGTATCTTTGTACGAAGAACTTAAAAAAGGCCCAGTCATCCTCACTTTCTATCGTGGAGGGTGGTGTCCGTATTGCAACATGGAATTGCGGGCATACCAAAATATCTTGAATGACATTCATCAAGCAGGCGGTCAACTCATTGCAATCAGCCCCCAAACGCCGGACCATTCCTTGAGCACCAAAGAAAAAAACGAGCTACGGTTCCATGTGTTAAGTGACGTGGGAAATAAAGTGGCTCAAAAATATAATCTCGTTTACCGTTTACCCGATTACTTGATTGACTTGTATAAAGAGCTCGGATTGGATGTTGCAGCCTATAACGGTGACCATTCCTGGACCCTTCCTGTTTCTGCCACTTATATCATTGGACAGGATGGTAAAATCGCTTTTGAATACACGAAAGCAGATTATAAAGATCGTGTTGAACCATCCGAAGTCCTCGATGAACTTAAAAAAGTAGTAGCTAAATCCTCTTAA
- a CDS encoding twin-arginine translocase TatA/TatE family subunit, which produces MPSLSGWIIILVIALLVFGPSKLPQLGKSLGSALREFKEAVGGVGKDEQNKDKTSN; this is translated from the coding sequence ATGCCTTCGTTGAGCGGATGGATCATCATTTTGGTGATCGCGCTGTTGGTGTTTGGCCCGAGCAAGTTGCCGCAGTTGGGTAAATCGCTTGGCAGTGCCTTGCGGGAATTCAAAGAAGCTGTCGGCGGTGTAGGCAAGGACGAACAAAACAAAGACAAAACCAGCAACTGA
- a CDS encoding DedA family protein, translating into MGEFIQSFLQWLADLGYLGIALGLMVEVIPSEIVLAYGGYLVSRGEVTFVGAVIAGTIGGVLAQLFLYWAGYYGGRPFLEKYGKYVLINKKHLDVAEEWFQRYGAGVIFGARFIPVVRHAISIPAGIAKMSWIKFTAYTTAAVIPWSIFFIYIGWELGDRWEDFKKIAEPYVQPLAIVAGILLVVYVLIQSMKRKRAQNNG; encoded by the coding sequence ATGGGCGAATTTATTCAATCCTTTTTACAGTGGTTGGCAGATCTCGGTTATCTGGGGATCGCTCTGGGATTGATGGTGGAAGTGATCCCGAGCGAAATTGTGCTAGCTTACGGGGGTTACCTTGTATCTCGCGGAGAAGTGACGTTTGTGGGTGCCGTGATCGCCGGTACGATCGGTGGTGTGCTGGCACAGTTGTTTCTGTACTGGGCAGGGTATTATGGTGGTCGGCCTTTCTTGGAGAAATATGGGAAATACGTCCTCATCAATAAAAAGCATCTCGATGTGGCGGAAGAGTGGTTTCAACGCTACGGGGCGGGCGTTATCTTTGGTGCCCGTTTCATCCCGGTTGTGCGTCATGCCATCTCGATCCCGGCCGGAATTGCCAAAATGTCGTGGATTAAATTTACGGCGTATACCACGGCGGCCGTCATCCCTTGGTCGATTTTCTTTATTTATATCGGTTGGGAGCTGGGAGATCGCTGGGAAGATTTCAAAAAGATCGCCGAACCATATGTACAGCCGTTGGCAATCGTTGCGGGGATCCTGCTTGTCGTTTATGTGTTGATCCAATCGATGAAGAGAAAACGCGCACAAAACAATGGCTGA
- a CDS encoding amino acid ABC transporter permease, with protein MDLQHTFAPATLRSLMEGLLVTLEVAASAIVLSFVFGIILGILRYTKLPVLSQLAVLYIEVMRNLPLLLIIFFGYFGLRDMGVELPVTMAAIAGLTVFTSALIAEIVRSGLNSVEKGQIEAARAQGFTYVQTLWYIILPQALKRMIPPLVSQFITLVKDTSLAVVISLEEIMHNAQIVYNKYVNATIPLLLLVAFIYFTINYSLSRVSRYLEKRLAG; from the coding sequence ATGGATTTACAACACACATTCGCACCAGCAACGCTCCGGTCGTTGATGGAAGGCCTACTGGTCACATTGGAAGTGGCGGCATCCGCCATTGTACTCAGTTTCGTCTTCGGTATTATTCTGGGTATCCTGCGGTATACGAAATTGCCGGTATTATCCCAGCTCGCGGTGTTGTACATCGAGGTGATGCGCAATTTGCCGCTGTTGCTCATCATTTTCTTCGGCTATTTCGGTTTGCGAGACATGGGAGTAGAATTGCCCGTGACCATGGCGGCGATTGCGGGGCTTACGGTATTCACCTCGGCGTTGATCGCGGAGATTGTGCGAAGCGGATTGAACTCAGTGGAAAAAGGGCAAATCGAAGCCGCACGTGCCCAAGGGTTCACCTATGTACAAACCTTGTGGTACATCATTCTGCCGCAGGCCCTCAAACGCATGATCCCGCCGTTGGTCAGCCAGTTTATCACATTGGTGAAGGACACATCGCTCGCGGTTGTGATCAGTTTGGAGGAAATTATGCACAACGCGCAGATCGTTTACAACAAGTACGTGAATGCGACCATCCCGTTGCTCTTGCTGGTGGCGTTTATCTATTTCACCATCAATTACAGCCTCTCAAGGGTGAGCCGGTATTTGGAAAAACGCTTGGCGGGCTGA